A region from the Gammaproteobacteria bacterium genome encodes:
- the moaC gene encoding cyclic pyranopterin monophosphate synthase MoaC — MSDSPKLTHLDARGRPRMVDVTGKPGTRRTAVAEGRIRMAPATLAAIEEGTVAKGNVLRVAEVAGVMAGKRTGELIPLCHILPAASIRVEVAPDPDLPGVRARAVARIEGRTGVEMEALTAVSVALLTVYDMAKAVDRGMVIEGVRLLRKEGGRSGVWTASG, encoded by the coding sequence ATGAGCGATTCGCCGAAACTCACGCACCTTGACGCCCGCGGCCGGCCGCGCATGGTCGACGTCACCGGCAAGCCGGGCACCCGGCGCACCGCCGTGGCCGAAGGCCGCATCCGAATGGCGCCCGCGACCCTCGCCGCGATTGAGGAGGGCACCGTCGCCAAGGGCAACGTCCTGCGCGTGGCCGAGGTGGCCGGCGTCATGGCCGGCAAGCGGACCGGCGAACTCATCCCGCTGTGTCACATCCTGCCCGCCGCGTCCATCCGGGTGGAGGTAGCGCCCGACCCCGATCTGCCGGGAGTTCGCGCCCGCGCGGTCGCCCGCATCGAGGGCCGGACCGGGGTGGAGATGGAGGCGCTCACCGCAGTGTCGGTGGCGCTGCTCACAGTCTACGACATGGCCAAGGCGGTGGATCGCGGCATGGTCATCGAGGGAGTGCGCCTGCTGCGCAAGGAAGGAGGCCGCTCCGGCGTCTGGACGGCCAGCGGCTGA
- a CDS encoding transglycosylase SLT domain-containing protein encodes MTRGAHLVLIAGAAWASTGCFLAPTRAPVEMPAAPSEPGSPAEAEAAPVALAEDRALAERSPAPEPAIEPTREPEVEAPSEPEPEPVLVDAVTGSPAAAHHEIADDLDAWFDYWLDDYGPNLRLSLERMGRYGDMVDAALEERDLPRSLRYLPIAESYYNPRAYSRVGAAGMWQFMPGTARERGLLVNSLVDERRDPEAATEAALDMLAELRERFDSWFLALAAYNGGPNRVARLLRRHHSGPPGDSAFIGIRDRLPRETRHFIPKFLAVAAIADDPGAYGITDIEFEPALEYDETTVPDPTSLDVVAQAAGVSEDDIRVLNPHLPARIVPTHIETVLRLPVGTVSRFERNYAAIPTEERLTIVEHTISAGETLGHIAEIYGVRLADLMDTNPGLRPRYLQIGQKVVVPRLRRVLAGEGSG; translated from the coding sequence ATGACTCGAGGCGCGCATCTTGTTCTCATCGCCGGGGCTGCGTGGGCTTCGACGGGCTGCTTCCTCGCGCCGACCCGCGCGCCGGTGGAGATGCCCGCGGCTCCCTCGGAGCCCGGATCGCCGGCGGAGGCGGAGGCGGCGCCCGTCGCGCTGGCCGAGGACCGGGCCCTGGCAGAGCGATCGCCTGCTCCAGAACCGGCGATCGAGCCGACGCGGGAGCCGGAGGTGGAGGCTCCCTCGGAGCCCGAACCGGAGCCCGTCCTCGTGGACGCCGTTACCGGCTCGCCCGCGGCCGCGCACCACGAAATCGCGGACGACCTCGACGCGTGGTTCGACTACTGGCTGGACGACTATGGTCCCAATCTCCGGCTCTCCCTTGAACGCATGGGTCGCTACGGGGACATGGTGGATGCCGCGCTGGAGGAACGGGACCTGCCCCGCAGCCTCCGCTATCTGCCGATCGCCGAGAGCTACTACAACCCTCGTGCGTACAGCCGCGTGGGAGCCGCCGGCATGTGGCAGTTCATGCCCGGCACGGCCCGCGAGCGCGGGCTGCTGGTGAACTCGCTGGTGGACGAGCGGCGGGACCCGGAGGCGGCGACGGAGGCCGCGCTGGACATGCTCGCCGAGTTGCGCGAGCGCTTCGATTCCTGGTTCCTGGCGCTGGCCGCCTACAACGGGGGCCCCAACCGCGTCGCCCGCCTGTTGCGCAGGCACCATTCGGGACCGCCCGGCGACAGCGCGTTCATCGGAATCCGCGACCGGTTGCCGCGGGAGACGCGCCACTTCATCCCCAAGTTCCTGGCGGTCGCCGCGATCGCGGATGATCCCGGCGCGTACGGCATTACCGACATCGAGTTCGAGCCCGCCCTGGAATACGACGAAACGACGGTGCCGGACCCGACCTCGCTGGACGTGGTGGCGCAGGCGGCGGGCGTGTCCGAAGACGATATCCGGGTCCTGAACCCGCACCTGCCGGCGCGGATCGTGCCCACCCACATCGAGACGGTGCTGCGGCTGCCGGTGGGCACGGTGTCGCGTTTCGAGCGCAACTACGCGGCGATCCCCACCGAGGAGCGCCTCACCATCGTCGAGCACACCATCAGCGCGGGCGAGACGCTCGGGCACATCGCCGAGATCTACGGGGTTCGGCTGGCCGACCTGATGGACACCAACCCGGGGCTGCGCCCGCGCTATCTGCAGATCGGGCAGAAAGTGGTGGTGCCGCGGCTGCGCCGGGTGCTGGCGGGGGAGGGGAGCGGCTAG
- the guaB gene encoding IMP dehydrogenase, with the protein MTGFGEGLTFDDVLLVPGHSTVHPRDTVVGTRLSRRISMPIPVLSAAMDTVTESQMAIAVAREGGIGVIHKNMPAERQAQEVDRVKRSESGMILNPITLGPDATLRDAHALMARFSISGVPIVEEDGRLVGIVTNRDLQFETDLDRDIKDVMTRDRIVTAPVGTTLKEAERVLHRHRIEKLPVVDDDGRLRGLITVKDIFKRRRHPNACKDGHGRLRVAAAVGAAPEDMERARLLVGAGVDALVIDTAHGHAQGVLDALGRVREAFPDIDIVAGNVATAEAAEALVERGADAVKVGVGPGSICTTRVVTGVGVPQLTAIMETVEGAAGRVPIIADGGVRYSGDLVKALAAGAHCVMMGSMFAGTEESPGESFLYEGRRFKIVRGMGSLSAMEEGSADRYFQESDAGASKLVPEGIEARLPYKGPVADTIFQLVGGLRSGMGYCGAADLGELRDKARLLRVTSGGLRESHPHDVTITREAPNYHT; encoded by the coding sequence ATGACCGGGTTCGGCGAAGGGCTGACCTTCGACGATGTTCTCCTTGTGCCGGGGCACTCCACGGTTCACCCCCGGGACACCGTTGTAGGCACGCGCCTCAGCCGCCGCATCTCCATGCCGATCCCCGTGCTCTCGGCGGCCATGGACACCGTCACCGAGTCGCAGATGGCGATCGCCGTGGCGCGCGAGGGCGGAATCGGCGTCATCCACAAGAACATGCCTGCGGAGCGCCAGGCGCAGGAAGTCGACCGCGTCAAGCGCTCCGAGAGCGGGATGATCCTGAACCCCATCACGCTGGGGCCGGACGCGACCCTGCGCGACGCGCATGCGCTGATGGCCCGGTTCTCGATCAGCGGCGTGCCGATCGTCGAAGAGGATGGCCGGCTCGTCGGGATCGTCACGAACAGGGATCTCCAGTTCGAGACCGACCTGGACCGGGACATCAAGGACGTAATGACCCGGGACCGCATCGTCACGGCTCCCGTGGGCACGACCCTCAAGGAAGCCGAGCGCGTCCTTCACCGACACCGCATCGAGAAGCTGCCGGTGGTGGACGACGACGGCAGGCTGCGCGGGCTCATCACGGTCAAGGACATCTTCAAGCGCCGCCGGCACCCCAACGCCTGCAAGGACGGGCACGGGCGTCTGCGGGTGGCCGCGGCGGTGGGTGCCGCGCCGGAGGACATGGAACGGGCGCGACTGCTGGTCGGCGCCGGGGTGGACGCTCTGGTGATCGACACGGCGCACGGACACGCGCAGGGGGTGCTCGACGCGCTCGGCCGTGTTCGCGAAGCCTTCCCGGACATCGACATTGTGGCCGGCAACGTGGCCACCGCGGAAGCTGCCGAGGCCCTCGTGGAGCGCGGGGCGGACGCCGTGAAGGTGGGGGTTGGACCAGGTTCGATCTGCACCACCAGGGTGGTCACCGGCGTCGGCGTGCCCCAGTTGACGGCCATCATGGAAACGGTGGAAGGAGCCGCCGGACGGGTGCCCATCATCGCCGACGGCGGCGTTCGCTACTCGGGCGATCTGGTCAAGGCGCTGGCGGCGGGAGCCCACTGCGTCATGATGGGCTCGATGTTCGCGGGGACGGAGGAGTCGCCGGGCGAGAGCTTCCTGTACGAGGGCAGGCGTTTCAAGATCGTCCGCGGCATGGGTTCGCTGTCGGCGATGGAGGAAGGCTCAGCCGACCGCTACTTCCAGGAATCGGATGCAGGGGCCAGCAAGCTGGTGCCGGAGGGAATCGAGGCGAGGCTGCCGTACAAGGGGCCGGTCGCAGACACGATATTTCAGTTGGTGGGAGGCCTGAGGAGCGGAATGGGATACTGCGGCGCCGCCGATCTCGGCGAGCTGCGGGACAAGGCCAGGCTGCTGCGGGTCACCAGCGGCGGTCTGCGCGAGTCCCACCCGCACGACGTGACCATTACGCGCGAAGCTCCCAACTACCACACATGA
- a CDS encoding DUF2281 domain-containing protein, whose product MHDVLRNRLLRKIESLPDRQIYQVLDYIEFLEEKYGEREGEQEPTGFQRFAERLEDSLRKRTVRPAVIREAFQLLAAADRGLSNVSAAGQKFLRDLNGPGERAGSSREREEGGGEARAEEDDSSGTSARTDGAPSE is encoded by the coding sequence ATGCATGATGTCCTGCGCAACCGGCTGCTGAGAAAGATCGAGAGCCTGCCCGACCGGCAGATCTACCAGGTCCTGGACTACATCGAGTTCCTGGAGGAGAAGTATGGCGAGCGCGAGGGCGAGCAGGAGCCCACCGGGTTCCAGCGCTTCGCCGAAAGGCTCGAGGACAGCCTGCGCAAGCGAACCGTCAGGCCCGCCGTCATCCGTGAAGCGTTTCAGCTCCTCGCAGCCGCGGACCGCGGCCTCTCGAACGTCTCGGCGGCAGGACAGAAGTTCCTGCGGGACCTCAACGGCCCCGGTGAGCGCGCCGGGAGTTCGCGCGAGCGGGAGGAGGGTGGCGGGGAGGCGCGCGCCGAGGAGGACGATTCCTCAGGGACTTCCGCGCGCACGGACGGAGCCCCTTCCGAATAG
- a CDS encoding acyltransferase, with amino-acid sequence MAYLPLRSVPITGDAREVYHRWLEGIDDELSGAGCNRRELCRRVLTDIYRPWGAAASGLSRLFGDALHDTERVQLLQMDPANVTVEPEHYADIDTERYARVKPLLWMWEMFDRSPLGENLYLGVLFRRILARRIFRRCGRDFKAFHQVKFSFGYNMDVGDGVVVHRHVLLDDRGGIRLGDGASVSDYSNIYSHSHDVVNSPEITNRMTVVGAGVRIAYHATILTGVTLADDSMIGAGAVVSRDTEPSAVYAGIPAKLVRRKPDLPRKSAPPDPFAGMFNG; translated from the coding sequence ATGGCGTATCTGCCCCTGAGAAGCGTTCCCATCACAGGCGATGCGAGAGAGGTCTACCATCGCTGGCTGGAGGGCATCGACGACGAGCTTTCGGGCGCCGGCTGCAACCGGCGGGAGCTGTGCCGGCGCGTGCTGACCGACATCTATCGTCCGTGGGGAGCCGCCGCCTCAGGCCTGTCGCGTCTCTTCGGCGACGCTTTGCACGACACGGAGCGCGTCCAGCTCCTGCAGATGGATCCGGCCAACGTCACCGTTGAACCGGAGCATTACGCCGACATCGACACGGAGCGGTATGCCCGGGTCAAGCCGCTGCTCTGGATGTGGGAGATGTTCGACCGGAGCCCGCTGGGGGAGAACCTCTACCTGGGCGTGCTCTTCCGGCGCATCCTGGCCCGGCGCATCTTCCGCCGCTGCGGCAGGGACTTCAAGGCGTTCCACCAGGTCAAGTTCTCCTTCGGCTACAACATGGATGTGGGGGACGGAGTGGTCGTGCACCGGCACGTGCTGCTCGACGACCGGGGCGGCATCCGGCTCGGAGACGGCGCCTCGGTTTCCGACTACTCGAACATCTACAGCCACAGCCATGATGTCGTGAACTCCCCCGAGATCACGAACCGGATGACGGTGGTCGGGGCGGGCGTGCGCATCGCGTACCACGCCACCATCCTCACCGGCGTGACCCTCGCGGACGACAGCATGATCGGCGCGGGGGCGGTGGTGTCGCGGGACACCGAACCCAGCGCCGTCTACGCGGGGATCCCCGCCAAACTGGTGCGAAGGAAGCCCGATCTGCCGAGGAAATCCGCGCCGCCCGATCCGTTCGCGGGAATGTTCAACGGGTAG
- a CDS encoding aminotransferase class IV, which translates to MLQRFDERNRDLIVNINGRLVHRDEAGVSPFDSVVQGGDAVWEGLRLYAGRIFKLEEHLARLRSSALALAFAEIPSGEEIVEEIRRTLAANRMRDNVHIRLTLTRGVKHTSGMDPRLNRSGPTLIVLAEHKAPVYDRSGLRLVTSALRRFDPDALDPKIHHANLLQSILAKIEANAAGADDALMLDRRGFIAETNATNFFVVTGGVVMTGRAVACPEGITRATVLELCDVNGIPSRVKDLSLTEAYRADEAFCTGTMGELASVTEIDGRTIGDGKPGPMTARLSDLFRELTGLAGTVVAGERQPVAGGGHAAG; encoded by the coding sequence ATGCTCCAGCGCTTCGACGAACGCAACCGGGACCTGATCGTCAACATCAACGGCCGGCTCGTGCACCGGGACGAGGCGGGAGTGAGCCCTTTCGACTCGGTCGTGCAGGGCGGCGATGCGGTCTGGGAAGGACTGAGGCTCTATGCTGGGCGGATCTTCAAGCTTGAGGAGCACCTCGCGCGGCTCCGCTCGTCGGCGCTCGCGCTCGCCTTCGCCGAGATTCCCTCGGGCGAGGAGATCGTCGAGGAGATCCGGCGCACACTGGCGGCGAACCGGATGCGCGACAACGTGCACATCCGGCTGACGCTCACCCGGGGCGTGAAGCACACCAGCGGCATGGATCCGCGCCTCAACCGGTCCGGCCCCACGCTGATCGTGCTGGCCGAGCACAAGGCACCCGTCTACGACCGTTCGGGACTCCGGCTGGTGACCAGCGCCCTCCGGCGTTTCGACCCGGATGCGCTCGATCCGAAGATTCACCACGCCAACCTCCTGCAGTCGATCCTGGCCAAGATCGAAGCCAACGCCGCGGGCGCCGACGACGCGCTCATGCTCGACAGGCGCGGGTTCATCGCCGAAACCAACGCCACCAACTTCTTCGTCGTGACCGGCGGGGTCGTGATGACCGGCCGGGCCGTTGCATGCCCGGAGGGAATCACTCGCGCGACCGTCCTTGAGCTGTGCGATGTGAACGGAATCCCCTCGCGGGTGAAGGACCTCTCCCTCACGGAAGCGTACCGCGCCGACGAGGCCTTCTGCACGGGCACGATGGGCGAACTGGCCAGCGTTACCGAGATCGACGGGCGCACGATCGGCGACGGCAAGCCGGGGCCGATGACGGCAAGGCTGAGCGATCTGTTCCGGGAGTTGACGGGCCTCGCGGGAACGGTCGTTGCGGGAGAGAGGCAACCTGTGGCAGGAGGCGGGCATGCCGCCGGCTGA
- a CDS encoding NAD-dependent epimerase/dehydratase family protein gives MPDTRLSRRRFLQTTTLAVGGLGVGACRLDEPAPAPLRILILGGTGFVGPNQVRSVLARGHEVTLFNRGITNPDLFPDLETLIGDRDGDLAALEGRTWDVVIDNSANLPRWVRLSAEALRGSVGKYLFVSSTGVYIPYLTTDIREDAPVDTIDDPETEVVNGRTFGALKALAEEEARTTFPDTHLVLRPTYIIGPGDPTDRYTYWPVRLARGGEVLAPGSPDDPMQHVDVRDLAAFMIRAVENDLTGTYNVTGPREPLTMGGLLERTRSAVGSDATLTWVNAGFLQDHGLSALTYWTEPAGDYLGMMQVNGEKAFDAGFAMRPLEETARDTLEWFNAQDAERQELRSGLTPEREVELLAAYR, from the coding sequence ATGCCCGACACCCGCCTCTCACGCCGCCGCTTTCTTCAGACCACGACGCTCGCGGTCGGCGGCCTGGGCGTGGGCGCCTGCCGCCTGGACGAACCGGCGCCGGCACCCCTCCGCATTCTCATCCTGGGCGGCACCGGCTTCGTCGGCCCCAACCAGGTGCGAAGCGTCCTGGCGCGGGGGCACGAGGTCACCCTCTTCAACCGGGGCATCACCAACCCGGATCTCTTCCCCGACCTCGAGACCCTCATCGGCGACCGGGACGGCGACCTGGCCGCGCTGGAAGGGCGCACGTGGGACGTCGTCATCGACAATTCGGCCAACCTTCCGCGCTGGGTGCGCCTCTCGGCCGAAGCGTTGCGCGGCTCCGTCGGCAAGTACCTCTTCGTGTCCTCGACCGGCGTCTACATCCCGTACCTCACCACCGACATCCGCGAGGACGCCCCGGTCGACACCATCGACGATCCGGAGACCGAGGTCGTCAACGGCCGCACCTTCGGCGCCCTGAAGGCGCTCGCCGAGGAGGAAGCCCGCACGACCTTCCCCGACACGCACCTGGTCCTGCGCCCGACCTACATCATCGGGCCCGGCGACCCGACCGACCGCTACACCTACTGGCCGGTGCGGCTGGCGCGCGGCGGCGAAGTGCTTGCACCCGGAAGCCCCGACGACCCCATGCAGCACGTCGACGTGCGCGACCTGGCCGCCTTCATGATCCGGGCCGTGGAAAACGACCTGACGGGCACCTACAACGTGACAGGTCCGCGCGAGCCGCTCACGATGGGCGGCCTGCTCGAGCGGACGCGCTCCGCCGTTGGCTCCGACGCTACCCTGACGTGGGTGAACGCCGGCTTCCTGCAGGACCACGGCCTTTCGGCCCTGACCTACTGGACGGAGCCCGCTGGCGACTACCTGGGCATGATGCAGGTCAACGGCGAAAAGGCGTTCGACGCAGGCTTCGCGATGCGCCCGCTCGAGGAAACCGCGCGCGACACGCTGGAGTGGTTCAACGCGCAGGACGCGGAGCGGCAGGAGCTGAGATCGGGGCTGACACCGGAGCGCGAGGTGGAGCTGCTGGCGGCGTACCGCTAG
- a CDS encoding TCR/Tet family MFS transporter produces the protein MVKSSGQRRKAAMIFILITVFIDMLGIGIIIPILPELIREFVGGSSALAGRWYGVLAATYAVTQFLFAPLLGALSDRVGRRPVILISLFGLGVDYLIMGFAPTLGWLFVGRLIAGVMGANVTTANAYIADVSKPENRARNFGLIGVAFGLGFIFGPAIGGLLGSIDLRLPFFASAGLALVNWLYGFFVLPESLPPEKRDVFRWRKANPVGSLHVLRTYPLVAGLTAAFVFVILAQRGLETVWVLYTGHKFGWDERANGLSLALVGIMSAIVQGGLVQPVIKRIGERRAVLYGLIWAVVAFLGYGLATAGWMLLLVIVVGSISGVAGPAIQSLVAGAVPPEDQGKVQGGIQSLMSLTSIAAPLIFTAGLFSYFTSASAPVQLPGAPFLLGAVMYGLAFWSVLRLFRRMPG, from the coding sequence GTGGTGAAGTCCTCCGGACAGCGCCGCAAGGCCGCGATGATCTTCATCCTCATCACGGTCTTCATCGACATGCTGGGGATCGGCATCATCATCCCCATCCTCCCGGAGTTGATCCGGGAATTCGTGGGAGGAAGCTCCGCGCTCGCGGGGCGCTGGTACGGCGTCCTGGCGGCCACCTACGCCGTCACCCAGTTCCTGTTCGCGCCGCTTCTGGGAGCGTTGTCGGACCGGGTGGGACGCCGGCCCGTGATCCTGATCTCCCTCTTCGGGCTCGGAGTCGACTACCTCATCATGGGGTTCGCGCCGACGCTCGGCTGGCTCTTCGTGGGCCGCCTGATCGCGGGCGTGATGGGCGCGAACGTCACCACCGCCAACGCCTACATCGCCGATGTGTCGAAGCCCGAGAACCGGGCAAGGAACTTCGGTCTGATCGGCGTGGCCTTCGGGCTCGGCTTCATCTTCGGCCCCGCCATAGGCGGTCTGCTCGGAAGCATCGACCTGCGGCTGCCGTTCTTCGCCTCGGCGGGACTCGCGCTGGTGAACTGGCTGTACGGCTTCTTCGTCCTGCCGGAATCATTGCCCCCGGAGAAGCGCGACGTCTTCCGCTGGCGCAAGGCCAACCCGGTGGGCAGCCTCCACGTGCTGCGTACCTATCCTCTCGTCGCCGGGCTGACCGCGGCCTTCGTCTTCGTCATCCTCGCGCAGCGCGGGCTCGAGACCGTATGGGTTCTCTACACGGGACACAAATTCGGGTGGGACGAGCGGGCGAACGGGCTGTCGCTGGCCCTGGTGGGCATCATGTCAGCGATCGTCCAGGGCGGGCTGGTCCAGCCCGTGATCAAGCGCATCGGCGAACGCCGGGCGGTCCTCTACGGCCTCATCTGGGCAGTGGTCGCGTTTCTTGGCTACGGGTTGGCCACGGCCGGATGGATGCTGCTCCTAGTCATCGTCGTCGGCTCGATCAGCGGCGTCGCCGGCCCCGCGATCCAGAGCCTGGTGGCGGGCGCGGTCCCTCCAGAAGACCAGGGCAAGGTCCAGGGCGGCATCCAGTCTCTCATGAGCCTCACCAGCATCGCGGCGCCGCTGATCTTCACGGCGGGGCTGTTCAGCTACTTCACGTCGGCGAGCGCGCCGGTCCAGTTGCCCGGGGCGCCGTTCCTGCTGGGCGCCGTGATGTACGGGCTGGCGTTCTGGTCGGTGCTGAGACTGTTCCGGAGGATGCCAGGGTAG
- a CDS encoding ankyrin repeat domain-containing protein, translating into MGSPRGRARLLGMAIVPLLLLGGGWSDAPVADAAARGDLEAVRRLLREGADVNAPQGDGMTALHWAAERGDAELADVLLYAGARVDAGTRIGHYTPLHLASRRARATVVEVLLDAGSDPNASTTNSGATPLHLAAATGDPAVVEVLVEAGADVNGREGAWGQTPLIFAAASNRVAALEVLLGAGADLSLAAWSVDVAERERADAAADRRLNEFLADFKEKEGGGPEWQPTPSQVQAAIEASREIQRRWPDVPDPANDGRTMANQEGQIEAEEEGEGEESGTEADAASEAEEDSGEPAESGEADEASEEAEGDEEESTDDEGDEDESADDEDGDPRPDEEPRPMSYAQMVGAWGGLTPLLHAIRQGHVEATLTLLEAGAEINQVSEGDQTSPLLMASVNGQFDLALTLLERGADPNLASQAGTTPLFAVLERQWAPRASYAHPTEHLQQNATHLEVLDALLEAGADPNARLKAHLWFMEYTFGVLRGSGINLQGATPFWRAAYALDVDAMRLLKEHGADPGIPTMKPPQRRRRRPPPPPEPAPAEEAVVEAGEGEAVEGEEAEGESETETPASEEPATEAAGAEAEGPGLANAEGETDEEEEEPAQQGYGRGDDDDLSGVPSVPTGGPAIYPIHAASGVGYGQSFAGNAHRYVPDNWLAAVKFLVEEANADVNVRDANAYTALHHAASRGDDELVLYLVEHGADVTVLSRRGQTTADMANGPVQRVQPFPSTIALLERLGSKNNNNCVSC; encoded by the coding sequence ATGGGAAGCCCTCGCGGGCGGGCGCGCTTGCTGGGGATGGCGATCGTGCCGCTGCTGCTGCTGGGCGGCGGCTGGTCCGACGCGCCCGTGGCCGACGCGGCGGCGCGGGGCGATCTGGAGGCCGTGCGGCGCCTGTTGCGGGAAGGCGCGGACGTGAATGCGCCCCAGGGCGACGGCATGACCGCGCTCCACTGGGCCGCCGAGCGCGGCGACGCCGAACTCGCGGACGTGCTGCTCTATGCCGGCGCGCGTGTGGACGCGGGCACCCGCATCGGGCACTACACGCCCCTCCACCTGGCATCCCGGCGCGCGCGCGCCACCGTGGTCGAGGTGCTTCTGGATGCGGGCAGCGACCCCAACGCGAGCACGACCAATTCGGGCGCGACGCCGCTCCACCTGGCGGCGGCCACCGGCGATCCCGCAGTGGTCGAGGTACTGGTCGAGGCCGGCGCGGACGTGAACGGGCGCGAGGGCGCATGGGGCCAGACCCCCCTCATCTTCGCCGCCGCCAGCAACCGGGTCGCGGCCCTGGAGGTGCTGCTCGGAGCCGGTGCCGATCTATCGCTGGCGGCCTGGTCGGTGGACGTGGCGGAGCGCGAGCGGGCGGACGCCGCGGCCGACCGCCGCCTGAACGAGTTCCTGGCCGACTTCAAGGAGAAGGAGGGCGGGGGTCCGGAGTGGCAGCCCACCCCCAGCCAGGTGCAGGCGGCCATCGAGGCTTCGCGCGAAATCCAGCGCAGGTGGCCCGACGTGCCCGATCCCGCGAACGACGGGCGCACCATGGCCAACCAGGAAGGGCAGATCGAGGCGGAGGAAGAAGGGGAGGGCGAGGAATCCGGGACCGAGGCTGACGCGGCTTCCGAAGCGGAGGAAGACTCCGGCGAGCCCGCGGAAAGCGGGGAGGCCGACGAGGCATCCGAGGAAGCCGAAGGGGACGAGGAGGAATCCACGGACGACGAGGGAGACGAGGACGAATCCGCGGACGACGAGGACGGCGATCCCCGTCCGGACGAAGAGCCCCGGCCCATGTCCTACGCGCAGATGGTGGGCGCCTGGGGCGGATTGACGCCTCTCCTGCACGCAATCCGGCAGGGCCACGTGGAGGCGACCCTCACGCTGCTCGAAGCCGGCGCGGAGATCAACCAGGTCTCCGAGGGCGACCAGACCTCCCCGCTCCTGATGGCGTCCGTGAACGGTCAGTTCGACCTCGCCCTGACCCTGCTCGAGCGCGGCGCCGACCCCAACCTGGCGAGTCAGGCGGGCACGACCCCGCTCTTCGCGGTGCTGGAGCGGCAATGGGCGCCGCGGGCGTCCTATGCGCACCCCACCGAGCATCTGCAGCAGAACGCGACCCATCTGGAGGTGCTGGATGCCCTGCTGGAAGCCGGCGCCGATCCCAACGCGCGCCTGAAGGCCCATCTCTGGTTCATGGAGTACACATTCGGGGTGCTCCGCGGCAGCGGCATCAACCTGCAGGGCGCGACGCCGTTCTGGAGGGCCGCCTATGCGCTCGACGTGGATGCGATGCGACTCCTGAAAGAGCACGGCGCCGATCCCGGCATCCCGACCATGAAGCCGCCCCAGCGCCGCCGCCGCCGTCCCCCGCCGCCCCCGGAACCGGCGCCGGCGGAGGAAGCGGTCGTCGAGGCTGGAGAGGGTGAGGCCGTTGAAGGTGAGGAGGCCGAGGGCGAGTCCGAGACGGAGACGCCGGCCAGCGAAGAGCCAGCCACCGAGGCAGCTGGAGCCGAGGCCGAGGGTCCCGGCCTGGCCAACGCCGAGGGCGAGACGGATGAAGAGGAGGAAGAACCCGCACAGCAGGGCTATGGACGGGGCGACGACGACGATCTCTCCGGCGTGCCGTCCGTCCCCACCGGCGGGCCCGCCATCTACCCGATCCACGCTGCCTCCGGCGTCGGCTACGGCCAGTCCTTCGCGGGCAACGCGCATCGCTACGTGCCCGACAACTGGCTCGCGGCGGTCAAGTTCCTGGTGGAAGAGGCCAACGCGGACGTCAACGTGCGCGACGCCAACGCCTACACCGCGCTCCATCACGCCGCGTCCCGGGGCGACGACGAGCTGGTGCTCTATCTGGTGGAGCACGGCGCCGACGTCACGGTGCTGAGCCGCAGGGGCCAGACTACCGCCGACATGGCCAACGGTCCGGTGCAGCGCGTGCAGCCGTTCCCGTCCACCATCGCTCTGCTGGAGCGCCTGGGGTCGAAGAACAACAACAACTGCGTGTCCTGCTGA